A window from Thiosulfatimonas sediminis encodes these proteins:
- the modA gene encoding molybdate ABC transporter substrate-binding protein, with product MKSMKQLFIIALSVFALSASSLVYAADLLIVSGGGYKKPMQQVIQAYQTVSGKQVDASYGNMRQITAQAQASSKIALAIGDEKFFGQSGKLFAATQPIGTGKLVIAWAQGRPQIKNAQDLTNPAITRIGHPHAKKAIYGRAAVEWLQSNHLTDAISETVMQLSTVPQVSSYLVAREIDAGFINLTDAIGLGDRIGGYTLLESGYERIKIVAATVAGHEQDAELQAFLQFLQSEQAKEIFTRYGL from the coding sequence ATGAAGTCAATGAAACAACTATTCATTATTGCGCTGAGTGTGTTTGCGCTCAGTGCATCCTCCTTGGTTTACGCAGCGGACTTACTGATTGTTTCCGGCGGCGGTTACAAAAAACCGATGCAACAAGTGATTCAGGCCTATCAAACCGTAAGCGGTAAACAGGTGGATGCGAGCTACGGCAATATGCGCCAAATCACTGCGCAGGCGCAAGCGTCGAGCAAGATCGCACTGGCAATCGGTGACGAAAAATTCTTCGGTCAAAGTGGCAAATTATTCGCAGCTACGCAACCGATTGGTACAGGTAAATTGGTGATTGCTTGGGCGCAAGGCCGTCCGCAAATTAAAAACGCACAAGATCTGACCAATCCGGCGATTACCCGCATCGGCCATCCGCACGCCAAAAAAGCGATTTACGGTCGTGCAGCGGTGGAATGGCTACAGTCGAATCACCTAACGGACGCCATCTCCGAAACCGTCATGCAATTATCGACCGTGCCGCAGGTGTCTTCCTATTTGGTCGCGCGTGAAATCGACGCCGGATTTATCAATCTCACCGACGCCATCGGTTTGGGCGATCGTATTGGCGGTTACACCCTGTTAGAAAGCGGTTACGAGCGGATCAAAATCGTCGCGGCAACAGTGGCCGGACATGAGCAAGATGCCGAACTTCAAGCGTTTTTGCAGTTCTTGCAAAGTGAACAGGCGAAAGAAATTTTCACTCGCTATGGCCTGTAA
- a CDS encoding adenine-specific methyltransferase EcoRI family protein, giving the protein MARKATNKLLQKAKKSKSDEFYTQLCDIESELKHYKPHFKDKVVFCNCDDPRISNFFKYFASNFDELGLKKVIASCYREQSEDLFNQISSERGFFYEYENTPKQKSSIESIKVIPFKGDGDFRSAESLELLKQADIVVTNPPFSLFREYVEQLVSHDKKFLIIGNVNAITYKEIFKLIKENMAWLGINLGRGVSGFIVPEHYELYGTEARIDESGNRIVSPNNCLWLTNLDSFKRHEDIQLVKKYYGNENEYPKYDNYDGINVNKTKDIPLDYEGVMGVPITFLHKFNPDQFEIIKFRKGDDDKDLSINGKHPYFRILVKNKKIKVSE; this is encoded by the coding sequence ATGGCAAGAAAAGCAACCAATAAGCTTCTTCAAAAAGCAAAGAAATCAAAGAGTGATGAGTTCTATACGCAGCTTTGTGATATTGAAAGTGAGTTGAAGCACTATAAGCCTCATTTTAAAGATAAGGTTGTTTTTTGTAATTGTGATGACCCCAGAATAAGCAATTTTTTCAAATACTTCGCCTCTAATTTTGACGAGTTAGGGCTTAAAAAAGTCATAGCCTCTTGCTATAGAGAACAGTCCGAAGACCTATTTAATCAAATATCGTCAGAAAGAGGTTTTTTCTATGAGTACGAAAATACGCCTAAGCAGAAGTCCAGCATAGAATCTATAAAGGTTATTCCGTTCAAAGGCGACGGTGACTTTCGTAGCGCTGAGAGTTTAGAGCTTCTAAAGCAAGCGGATATTGTGGTTACAAATCCTCCATTCTCACTGTTTAGAGAGTATGTTGAGCAACTTGTTAGTCATGATAAGAAGTTCTTAATAATCGGAAATGTTAATGCGATAACTTATAAAGAAATTTTCAAATTAATCAAAGAAAATATGGCATGGCTAGGTATTAATTTAGGCAGAGGGGTGTCTGGATTTATAGTTCCTGAACATTACGAACTTTATGGAACTGAAGCAAGAATTGATGAGTCGGGAAACAGGATTGTGTCGCCAAATAATTGCTTGTGGCTTACGAACTTAGATTCATTCAAGCGGCATGAAGATATTCAGTTGGTTAAAAAGTATTATGGCAACGAAAATGAATATCCTAAGTATGATAATTACGATGGCATTAATGTAAACAAAACAAAAGACATACCTTTAGATTATGAAGGTGTTATGGGTGTACCAATAACATTTCTTCATAAATTCAACCCTGATCAGTTTGAAATAATAAAGTTTAGAAAGGGGGATGACGATAAGGATTTATCTATTAATGGAAAGCACCCCTATTTTAGAATTTTAGTGAAAAATAAAAAAATAAAGGTGTCAGAGTAA
- the folA gene encoding type 3 dihydrofolate reductase: MNENEIKLSMIAAMTRNRVIGKDNDMPWHLPDDLQFFKKNTLGKPVIMGRKTFESLGCRPLPKRPNLVISRQTDLGYSVPVFASVEAALKDIKQDNPQEVVIMGGGQLYRQMVDQVDRLYLTLIDAEIDGDTYFPDWTQAGEWFEVSREHHPADERHAYAFDFVVLDRL, from the coding sequence ATGAACGAAAACGAAATCAAATTGTCGATGATTGCGGCGATGACTAGGAACCGCGTCATCGGAAAAGACAACGATATGCCGTGGCATCTGCCGGATGATCTGCAATTCTTTAAAAAGAATACGCTGGGCAAGCCGGTGATTATGGGGCGCAAAACCTTTGAATCGCTAGGGTGCCGTCCTCTGCCGAAGCGTCCGAATCTGGTGATTAGTCGCCAAACGGATTTAGGTTATTCCGTGCCGGTATTTGCTTCGGTTGAAGCGGCGCTTAAAGACATTAAGCAAGATAATCCGCAAGAAGTGGTGATTATGGGCGGCGGTCAGCTCTATCGCCAAATGGTCGATCAGGTGGATCGTCTGTATTTGACTTTGATTGATGCCGAAATCGACGGCGATACGTATTTTCCGGACTGGACGCAAGCAGGCGAGTGGTTCGAAGTGTCGCGCGAACATCATCCTGCCGATGAACGCCACGCCTATGCGTTTGATTTCGTGGTGTTAGATCGTCTTTGA
- a CDS encoding ATP-binding cassette domain-containing protein, protein MQNFPAENLLFNLQGDLFSGIGMQPVSWQGEIPAQKMILLTGESGSGKTTLMRALCGLSEQVQGRVQWGKTLWQDLKKQYCPVYQRPIGIMWQQYALFPRQTVEEQLLFAYNCSQRLQTLLTVFGLDGLQKRYPQQLSGGQQQRVALARTLMRSPPILFLDEPLSALDIHTRQRLLTWLHQEWQMRKFTLVVASHDPHDWQAFDFESWHLQDGNLLR, encoded by the coding sequence ATGCAAAACTTCCCAGCGGAAAATTTGTTGTTTAACCTGCAAGGCGATCTGTTTAGCGGAATCGGTATGCAGCCGGTTAGTTGGCAGGGCGAAATTCCAGCGCAGAAAATGATTTTGCTGACGGGCGAATCCGGTAGTGGCAAAACCACTTTGATGCGTGCCTTGTGTGGTTTGAGCGAACAGGTGCAAGGGCGAGTGCAGTGGGGCAAAACCCTGTGGCAGGATTTAAAAAAGCAGTACTGTCCGGTGTATCAACGACCAATCGGCATTATGTGGCAACAGTATGCGCTTTTTCCGCGCCAAACGGTGGAAGAGCAGCTGCTTTTTGCTTACAACTGTTCTCAACGGCTGCAAACTTTATTAACTGTGTTCGGTTTGGACGGCTTGCAGAAGCGTTATCCGCAACAGCTTTCCGGTGGGCAACAACAACGGGTCGCTTTAGCGCGAACCTTAATGCGTTCGCCGCCGATTCTGTTTCTCGACGAACCGCTGAGTGCGTTGGATATCCACACTCGGCAACGGCTATTAACGTGGCTACATCAAGAGTGGCAAATGCGCAAATTCACGCTTGTTGTCGCCAGTCATGACCCGCACGACTGGCAAGCATTCGACTTTGAAAGCTGGCATTTGCAAGACGGCAACCTTCTGCGTTAG
- a CDS encoding alginate export family protein: protein MNLLANTKGVWFSGLVAGQLLLVPSLSYANSELFFEIRERAEQQENLNDKFYGANPKVGESSDSYLLSRIRIGLNHQFDDHWSGRVSLQDSRVFGWGFADADWSSAEFGGLVNDPQQDPLELGDTWLHYQDEFWETKIGRQSIAYGDQRVFGPGAWKNSGKWIWDAAKLRIKQDQNWLEAFYGKTKIHDPDEFSLTHRHGFTGSGLYGHYKLTPAWLIEPMVFTKFNDDSLSYQEKDQLNYGARVVYKDYGFKVDATALKQVGELTDNRGQNLDMDAYAYSLDATYRFSPQWMLGFTHAFASGDDKSTAANERFDGAYGAAAKYYGQMNVMAWSNLADYALIANYRPHRDWQIEAEYHQFYADQIDDAWKAYKSGLNAQSQHYGNEIDLIASYRYSKQLDLKLGLGVFMPGDAIKQAVDNAQANLTDDTAYSAFFQVQYKFKQGL, encoded by the coding sequence GTGAATCTATTAGCAAATACAAAAGGGGTTTGGTTTAGCGGTTTAGTCGCCGGGCAACTATTGCTAGTCCCAAGCCTAAGTTATGCAAACAGCGAGCTGTTTTTTGAAATTCGCGAACGTGCCGAACAGCAAGAGAACCTAAATGATAAGTTCTACGGCGCGAATCCAAAAGTGGGTGAATCCAGCGACAGTTACCTCTTAAGCCGAATTCGGATCGGGCTGAATCACCAGTTTGACGACCATTGGAGCGGGCGTGTCAGCTTGCAGGACAGTCGTGTTTTCGGCTGGGGATTTGCCGATGCCGATTGGAGCAGTGCCGAGTTTGGCGGCTTGGTCAATGATCCGCAACAAGACCCGCTCGAGCTTGGCGATACTTGGTTGCATTATCAGGATGAATTTTGGGAGACAAAGATCGGTCGCCAGTCGATCGCCTATGGTGATCAACGTGTTTTCGGGCCGGGGGCTTGGAAGAATTCCGGTAAATGGATTTGGGATGCTGCGAAATTACGCATCAAACAGGACCAGAACTGGTTGGAGGCTTTTTACGGCAAAACCAAAATTCATGATCCGGACGAATTCAGTTTGACACATCGCCATGGCTTCACCGGAAGCGGACTGTACGGGCATTACAAATTGACGCCTGCATGGTTAATCGAGCCGATGGTTTTTACTAAGTTCAATGATGACAGCTTGAGCTATCAAGAGAAAGACCAACTAAATTACGGTGCGCGCGTGGTCTATAAAGACTACGGTTTTAAAGTTGATGCCACCGCCCTTAAGCAAGTTGGCGAGTTGACCGATAACAGAGGGCAGAATCTCGATATGGATGCCTACGCCTACAGTCTGGATGCTACTTATCGTTTCTCACCGCAGTGGATGTTGGGCTTTACTCACGCCTTTGCCAGCGGGGACGACAAATCGACCGCTGCCAATGAGCGTTTCGACGGTGCTTACGGTGCAGCCGCCAAGTATTACGGGCAGATGAATGTTATGGCGTGGTCAAACTTAGCGGATTATGCGTTGATTGCCAATTATCGCCCGCATCGCGATTGGCAAATCGAAGCGGAATATCATCAGTTTTATGCCGATCAAATCGACGATGCTTGGAAGGCTTATAAATCGGGGTTGAATGCACAAAGCCAGCATTACGGTAACGAAATCGATCTGATTGCCTCTTATCGCTACAGTAAGCAGCTGGATCTTAAACTCGGTTTGGGTGTGTTTATGCCGGGCGATGCGATAAAACAAGCGGTCGATAACGCTCAGGCGAATCTCACCGACGACACCGCTTACTCGGCATTTTTCCAAGTTCAATACAAGTTTAAGCAAGGACTATAA
- the thyA gene encoding thymidylate synthase has protein sequence MRQYLDLLQHILDNGFDKGDRTGTGTKSVFGYQMRFNLQDGFPLVTTKKLHTKSILHELLWFLKGDTDIGYLKQHGVRIWDEWATEDGRIGPLYGKQWTAWQKPDGDTINQIEEVIQTLKTNPNSRRMIVSAWNPADLPDESIAPQANVQQGRMALAACHAFFQFYVAGGKLSCQLYQRSADTFLGVPFNIASYAFLVHMIAQQCDLDVGEFVWTGGDVHLYNNTIEQAKLQLTREPMPLPKLVIKRKPDSIFDYQFDDFEIVGYESHPHIKATVSV, from the coding sequence ATGCGTCAGTATCTTGACCTTCTGCAACATATCTTAGATAACGGTTTTGATAAGGGCGACCGCACCGGCACAGGTACTAAATCGGTTTTCGGCTATCAAATGCGCTTTAACCTGCAAGACGGTTTTCCGTTGGTCACTACCAAAAAACTGCATACCAAATCCATCTTGCACGAGCTGTTGTGGTTCTTAAAAGGCGATACTGATATTGGGTATCTGAAACAACACGGCGTGCGCATTTGGGATGAGTGGGCGACTGAGGACGGGCGAATCGGCCCGTTGTACGGCAAGCAGTGGACCGCTTGGCAGAAGCCGGACGGCGACACCATCAACCAGATTGAAGAAGTGATTCAAACCCTGAAAACCAATCCGAACAGCCGTCGGATGATTGTTTCCGCGTGGAACCCGGCAGATTTGCCGGACGAGTCGATTGCACCACAAGCGAATGTCCAACAAGGGCGCATGGCGTTGGCGGCGTGTCACGCCTTCTTCCAGTTTTATGTTGCTGGGGGCAAACTGTCTTGTCAGCTGTATCAACGCAGTGCCGATACTTTCCTCGGCGTGCCGTTCAATATCGCCAGCTATGCGTTTTTAGTGCATATGATTGCGCAACAATGTGATCTCGATGTCGGTGAATTTGTTTGGACCGGTGGTGATGTGCATCTCTATAACAACACCATCGAGCAGGCAAAGTTGCAATTGACTCGTGAACCGATGCCATTGCCAAAACTGGTGATTAAGCGCAAGCCGGACTCGATTTTCGACTACCAGTTCGATGATTTCGAAATCGTTGGCTATGAATCTCATCCGCATATTAAAGCGACAGTATCGGTCTAG
- a CDS encoding molybdate ABC transporter permease subunit, whose amino-acid sequence MQCGLEPIWISLQVMFWSSLLLIVLGLPLAWLLSRRSWFGQGALEILVTLPLVFPPIAIGFFLLLLLGRDGWLNHWLPDGFQVELVFSFAALLLASVIAGLPLMIKPIQAAWQNETHSLVEAAYGLGKPPLVTFWRVTLPSIAPAVAAGLTLGVGRGMGEVGMSLMLGGNLVGQTDTLSLAIYNSVMDGDFACAMQFTWILAGIALTLFFVLRRLGRRNY is encoded by the coding sequence TTGCAGTGCGGTTTAGAGCCGATTTGGATTAGTTTGCAAGTCATGTTTTGGAGCAGTCTGTTATTGATTGTTCTCGGGCTACCGCTTGCTTGGCTACTGAGTCGACGTAGTTGGTTCGGGCAGGGTGCATTGGAAATTCTGGTGACCTTGCCGCTGGTGTTTCCTCCAATTGCGATCGGTTTTTTTCTGCTGTTGCTGCTCGGTCGCGACGGCTGGCTCAATCACTGGCTACCAGATGGTTTTCAGGTGGAGTTGGTTTTTTCATTTGCGGCACTATTGCTCGCCAGCGTCATAGCCGGACTGCCGTTGATGATTAAACCGATTCAAGCCGCGTGGCAAAACGAAACCCATTCTCTGGTCGAAGCGGCCTATGGATTAGGCAAGCCGCCATTGGTCACTTTTTGGCGGGTGACTTTGCCCAGTATTGCGCCGGCGGTGGCGGCCGGTTTGACACTTGGTGTCGGGCGCGGTATGGGCGAAGTGGGCATGAGCTTAATGCTTGGCGGTAACTTGGTTGGGCAGACCGATACCTTATCGCTGGCGATTTATAACTCGGTAATGGATGGTGATTTTGCTTGTGCGATGCAATTCACTTGGATACTTGCCGGCATCGCTTTAACGCTGTTTTTCGTATTGCGTCGCTTGGGGCGTAGAAATTATTAG
- the modD gene encoding ModD protein, giving the protein MIFFQTHEIEAWINEDAALVDLTGHLLGVESQTAELTMRTRHATRLTMMEEAARIFEILGAQVLHCAQSGQDVAEGAVILQAVGRADALHRGWKVAMNLLEYLCGVATHTAQMVEQVKAVADIPLLVTRKHLPGMKKPMTKAILNGGAHPHRLGLSETILVFENHLNLIGGRDALHDKIPAMQSAACEKKISVECDTLEQAQQAAQAGSDLIQFDKVPLDVLQQWVQTLKQDYPALKIVIAGGINPQNVQAYAQSGVDGIVLSSVYHAKPADLGVRIELLQA; this is encoded by the coding sequence ATGATATTTTTCCAAACCCATGAAATCGAAGCGTGGATTAACGAAGATGCGGCCTTAGTGGACTTAACCGGGCATTTGCTTGGGGTGGAGTCGCAAACGGCAGAATTGACTATGCGAACCCGTCACGCGACCCGTTTGACAATGATGGAAGAGGCCGCGCGTATTTTTGAAATCTTGGGTGCACAAGTGCTGCACTGTGCGCAATCCGGTCAAGACGTTGCCGAAGGTGCGGTGATTTTACAGGCGGTTGGACGTGCGGATGCATTGCACCGCGGCTGGAAAGTGGCGATGAACTTGCTCGAATACCTATGCGGTGTGGCGACGCATACCGCACAAATGGTTGAGCAGGTTAAAGCGGTGGCGGACATTCCATTGTTAGTCACGCGCAAACATCTTCCGGGGATGAAAAAGCCGATGACCAAAGCGATCTTGAATGGGGGCGCGCACCCGCATCGTTTGGGGTTGTCGGAAACCATTCTGGTGTTTGAAAACCATTTGAATTTGATTGGCGGGCGCGACGCTTTACACGACAAGATTCCGGCCATGCAGTCGGCGGCTTGTGAAAAGAAAATTTCGGTCGAATGTGACACCCTAGAGCAAGCGCAACAAGCCGCGCAGGCAGGTAGCGATTTGATTCAATTCGATAAGGTGCCGTTGGACGTTTTGCAGCAATGGGTACAAACCTTAAAACAAGATTATCCGGCGTTAAAAATCGTGATTGCCGGCGGGATTAATCCGCAAAATGTGCAGGCCTATGCGCAATCTGGTGTCGACGGCATTGTGCTCAGTTCGGTGTATCACGCTAAGCCGGCGGATTTGGGTGTACGCATCGAACTGTTGCAGGCGTGA
- a CDS encoding methyl-accepting chemotaxis protein, translating to MMKQILNNLSLRKKMKFGFGVIWLALAIITIQAVVNLLIVRNNVVELVNETQPLENAAQDLALHLEQSITLLNGYVLSGNLTDLQIYLQQQEQSKSKINVLQALLIKSERSSEYLPYLSDIEAQLQKLPPLILQVQKMQSSPSQKYPAYAYAENQILPLSRVIQQSILLMRNSEMAILSAERAPTLNLVLEMEAAWLNVISNFRGYLAFRSDEMATQVERYLLQFSGLLGQLKAQSESSLANAMDAKAASLTLEEELAIEQIEQAFADYQQNYLSAKMLHQGEYWRHDLQLMEKQIAPIYQHLQSSFSGLKTLAQTHTRESGEELANGSFWNLVLLLLLSVTGQLVGMFISRKVTDAVVEPVAQISEAMEAIAKGSGDLTQRLPIQSRDEIGDLALHFNQFIGRIQTLLSQISQTLYELESSSEHLQQITLSMNNGVQQQMKATSGLSRSILEMTNQAQSVEDYSSNTTRATAQAAERVLEGGQTVQQTAQEMLRLSDNMQAMIDSVMALREDGKSIGMVVNVIREIAEQTNLLALNAAIEAARAGEHGRGFAVVADEVRSLAKRTQDSTSEIEQIITKIILATEATVQVVDKGQQAAQSSMRSVNQSRDTLQPVTVLMQDISQMSGHMLKAAHAQTQLAQEINSNISDIHQVTEDSLNGASRTKRAGENLMQLALRLEKLVGQFKI from the coding sequence ATGATGAAACAGATATTGAACAATCTTAGCCTGCGCAAAAAGATGAAATTCGGTTTTGGGGTCATCTGGTTGGCGTTGGCGATTATCACCATTCAGGCTGTCGTCAATCTTTTGATTGTGCGTAATAATGTCGTCGAATTGGTTAATGAAACTCAGCCACTGGAAAACGCCGCGCAAGATTTGGCGTTGCATTTAGAGCAAAGCATCACCTTACTGAATGGGTATGTGTTAAGTGGTAATCTGACCGATTTACAAATCTATTTGCAGCAGCAAGAGCAGAGCAAATCTAAAATCAACGTTTTGCAAGCGTTACTCATTAAGAGCGAGCGCAGCAGCGAATATCTCCCTTATCTTTCCGATATTGAAGCGCAGCTACAAAAGTTGCCGCCATTGATTCTGCAAGTACAAAAAATGCAGAGTTCCCCCAGTCAAAAATATCCTGCTTATGCGTATGCAGAAAATCAAATTTTGCCGCTAAGTCGTGTGATTCAGCAATCGATTTTATTGATGCGTAATTCTGAAATGGCGATATTAAGTGCCGAGCGTGCGCCAACCTTGAATCTTGTCTTAGAAATGGAGGCGGCTTGGTTGAATGTCATTAGCAATTTCCGAGGTTATTTGGCGTTTCGCAGTGATGAAATGGCGACGCAAGTGGAACGCTATTTATTGCAGTTCTCCGGTTTATTGGGGCAACTCAAAGCGCAGTCTGAATCGTCACTTGCAAACGCTATGGATGCTAAGGCGGCGAGCCTAACCCTTGAAGAGGAGTTGGCCATCGAGCAAATTGAACAGGCGTTTGCCGATTATCAACAAAATTATCTGTCCGCCAAAATGCTCCATCAGGGGGAATATTGGCGTCATGACTTACAGTTGATGGAAAAACAGATTGCGCCTATTTATCAGCATTTGCAAAGCAGTTTTAGCGGGCTTAAAACCTTAGCGCAAACCCATACGCGGGAATCTGGTGAAGAATTAGCCAATGGCAGTTTTTGGAATCTGGTGTTGCTGCTGCTGTTATCGGTGACCGGTCAATTGGTTGGTATGTTCATCTCACGCAAAGTGACCGATGCGGTGGTTGAGCCGGTGGCGCAAATTTCTGAAGCGATGGAAGCGATTGCCAAAGGTTCTGGTGATTTAACCCAGCGTTTGCCGATTCAGAGTCGCGATGAAATTGGCGATTTGGCGTTGCATTTCAATCAATTTATTGGCCGCATTCAAACCCTGTTGTCGCAAATTAGCCAGACGTTATATGAGTTGGAATCGTCGTCTGAACATCTGCAACAGATTACTCTGTCGATGAATAACGGCGTGCAACAGCAGATGAAAGCCACCAGTGGTTTAAGTCGTTCGATCTTGGAAATGACCAATCAGGCACAAAGCGTTGAAGATTATTCGAGTAATACAACGCGTGCCACTGCACAAGCGGCAGAGCGGGTTCTTGAAGGTGGTCAGACAGTACAGCAGACAGCACAAGAAATGTTGCGGTTGTCGGACAATATGCAAGCGATGATTGATTCGGTCATGGCGCTGCGCGAAGACGGTAAATCGATTGGCATGGTGGTTAATGTGATTCGTGAGATTGCCGAACAGACCAATTTATTGGCATTGAATGCAGCAATCGAAGCGGCGCGTGCCGGTGAACATGGCCGAGGATTTGCGGTGGTTGCTGATGAGGTCCGATCACTGGCAAAACGAACACAAGATTCGACCAGTGAAATTGAACAGATTATTACTAAAATTATTCTTGCAACCGAAGCCACGGTGCAGGTTGTCGATAAAGGGCAGCAAGCGGCGCAAAGCTCAATGCGCAGTGTCAATCAATCGCGTGATACCTTGCAGCCGGTAACGGTTTTGATGCAGGATATCAGCCAGATGTCTGGACATATGTTAAAGGCTGCGCACGCTCAAACACAGTTGGCGCAAGAAATTAACAGCAATATATCCGATATTCATCAAGTCACCGAGGATTCGTTAAACGGAGCAAGCCGCACCAAACGGGCTGGAGAAAATCTTATGCAGTTGGCTTTGCGTCTAGAGAAGTTGGTCGGTCAGTTTAAAATTTAA
- a CDS encoding EcoRI family type II restriction endonuclease, producing MAKKNQSNRLTSQHKQSQGVVGIFGEQAKSHDLTVGKISKLVMEELDKEYPSLSFRYRNSLKKEEINESLRKVDPELGQTLFVVNSSIKPDGGIIEVKDDNDEWRVILVTEAKHQGKDIENIQNGQLVGAKNNQDLMAAGNAIERSHKNISEIANFMLSENHFPYILFLEGSNFLIETISISRPDGRVVTLEYNSGMLNRLDRLTSANYGMPINKNLCVNKFVKHKNKTIMLQAASIYTQGTGEKWATEDMFKIMLEVSKTSLKVLGSDLFTQITSE from the coding sequence ATGGCAAAAAAGAATCAGTCGAATAGACTAACCAGCCAACATAAGCAATCTCAAGGTGTTGTTGGTATATTTGGAGAACAGGCCAAATCACACGATCTAACTGTTGGAAAAATATCCAAGTTGGTTATGGAAGAGCTTGATAAGGAATACCCAAGCCTATCTTTTCGGTATAGAAATAGCTTAAAGAAAGAAGAAATAAATGAATCACTAAGAAAAGTTGATCCTGAATTGGGGCAGACTTTATTTGTTGTTAATTCAAGCATTAAACCTGACGGCGGAATTATTGAAGTAAAAGATGATAATGACGAGTGGAGGGTAATTCTGGTAACAGAAGCCAAGCACCAAGGTAAGGATATAGAAAATATCCAGAATGGCCAGTTGGTAGGAGCTAAAAACAACCAAGATCTAATGGCAGCGGGCAATGCTATAGAGCGATCTCATAAAAATATTTCAGAAATAGCAAACTTCATGCTATCTGAAAATCATTTTCCTTATATATTATTCTTGGAAGGATCAAATTTTCTTATAGAAACAATTTCAATATCTAGGCCTGACGGTAGAGTTGTAACCCTTGAGTATAATTCTGGCATGCTGAATAGGTTAGATAGGTTGACATCTGCAAATTATGGAATGCCTATAAACAAGAATTTATGCGTTAACAAGTTTGTTAAACACAAAAATAAAACCATTATGCTTCAAGCGGCCTCTATCTATACTCAAGGGACTGGAGAGAAGTGGGCCACTGAAGATATGTTTAAGATAATGTTAGAGGTTTCAAAAACATCACTAAAAGTATTAGGTAGCGATCTATTTACTCAGATCACGTCTGAATAA
- a CDS encoding TOBE domain-containing protein produces the protein MKFSARNQVKGTIKAIETGAVNSEVVIEIAQGVEVVSIITNSSVESLGLEVGKQAYAVIKASNVMVAVD, from the coding sequence ATGAAATTTAGTGCGCGTAATCAAGTGAAAGGCACAATCAAAGCAATTGAAACAGGGGCTGTAAACAGTGAAGTTGTGATTGAAATCGCACAAGGTGTTGAAGTGGTTTCAATTATTACCAACAGTTCGGTTGAGTCGCTTGGTTTAGAGGTCGGTAAACAGGCATATGCGGTTATCAAGGCATCAAATGTGATGGTTGCGGTCGACTAA
- the lgt gene encoding prolipoprotein diacylglyceryl transferase codes for MWSYPEIDPVALALGPLQIHWYGLMYLIAFVGGWALGVYRAKSRAPWNSEMVGDLLFYVALGVIAGGRIGYILFYDLAHYIEAPLDVFKVWQGGMSFHGGLLGVTIALILFARKTHQSLLQVGDFVAPLVPIGLLTGRIGNFINGELWGKVTDSPLGMAVYDPYLQATVTKYPTQLLEALLEGLVLLILLLWFARKPRPAGSVAGLFLVGYGTFRFIVEFWRVPDQQLGYLLFDWVTMGQILSTPMILIGAGLIGYAYRKQAKG; via the coding sequence ATGTGGTCTTATCCTGAAATTGATCCGGTCGCGCTGGCTTTGGGGCCTTTGCAAATTCATTGGTACGGCTTGATGTACTTGATCGCCTTTGTCGGCGGGTGGGCGCTGGGTGTATACCGCGCCAAAAGTCGCGCACCTTGGAACAGCGAGATGGTTGGTGACCTGTTGTTTTATGTTGCCTTAGGGGTGATTGCTGGCGGTCGTATCGGCTATATCCTATTTTATGATTTGGCGCACTATATTGAAGCGCCACTGGATGTTTTCAAAGTCTGGCAGGGCGGAATGTCCTTCCACGGCGGTCTGCTTGGAGTGACAATCGCATTGATTCTGTTTGCACGTAAAACCCATCAAAGCCTGTTACAGGTCGGCGATTTTGTCGCGCCTTTAGTGCCGATCGGTCTGCTGACGGGAAGAATCGGCAATTTCATCAATGGCGAACTTTGGGGCAAGGTCACCGACTCACCGCTGGGCATGGCAGTGTATGACCCTTATCTGCAAGCGACGGTGACCAAATATCCGACGCAACTGCTCGAAGCTTTACTGGAAGGCTTGGTGCTACTGATTCTGCTTTTATGGTTCGCGCGCAAACCGCGTCCGGCAGGCAGTGTTGCCGGCTTGTTCTTAGTCGGTTACGGCACCTTCCGTTTTATAGTCGAATTCTGGCGCGTGCCTGATCAACAACTCGGCTACCTGCTGTTTGATTGGGTGACCATGGGGCAGATACTCTCGACGCCGATGATTCTTATCGGTGCTGGCTTAATTGGGTATGCCTATCGCAAACAGGCTAAAGGTTAA